The Bacteroidota bacterium genome window below encodes:
- the trxA gene encoding thioredoxin, with protein MALEHLTKETFKEKVFNFEENKDWKFEGEVPCVIDFYADWCGPCKMVAPVLEELQEEYGTTLNIFKVNTEVERELAGMFGIQSIPSILFVPKEGQPQMAQGALPKDSFKKAFAEVLKVIEPSLN; from the coding sequence ATGGCATTAGAACATTTAACAAAAGAAACATTTAAAGAAAAGGTATTTAATTTTGAAGAAAATAAAGATTGGAAATTTGAAGGCGAAGTCCCTTGTGTAATTGATTTTTACGCAGATTGGTGTGGACCTTGCAAAATGGTAGCTCCTGTTCTCGAAGAATTACAAGAAGAATATGGAACAACGCTTAATATATTTAAGGTGAATACTGAAGTAGAAAGAGAATTAGCCGGGATGTTTGGGATTCAAAGTATTCCTTCAATTCTTTTTGTGCCAAAAGAAGGCCAGCCTCAAATGGCACAGGGAGCATTACCAAAAGATTCATTCAAAAAAGCTTTTGCTGAAGTTTTGAAAGTTATTGAGCCAAGTCTAAATTAG
- a CDS encoding HD domain-containing protein, whose product MKKYLNDNVFTILAEIVKTNKIEAYVIGGFVRDIFLKRKSKDIDIVTVGSGIELAKKLAKKLGISNVNIFKNYGTAMISMENYDIEFVGARKESYNFESRNPKVEIGTLEDDQNRRDFTINALAISLNPGTFGKLIDPFAGVADIEKKIIRTPLQPASTFSDDPLRMMRAIRFATQLKFSIEEETFKGIAENAERIKIVSFERIIDELNKIILSEKPSIGFRLLDESGLLKIVFPEMEKLKGVEEKNGKKHKDNFLHTIQVLDRISQNSNNLWLRWSAILHDIAKPQTKQFVEHQGWTFHAHDFIGSKMVAQIFKSLKLPLNEKMKYVKKLVLLHLRPIALVEDVVTDSAIRRLLFDAGNDIDDLMTLCEADITSKNDSKVKKYLQNFNHVRKKLKEIEEKDAIRNFQPPISGEDIIRAFDLKPSREIGIIKNSIKDAILDGIIQNNFNEAYNFMLEKGNELGLKEKMEN is encoded by the coding sequence ATGAAGAAGTATTTAAATGATAATGTTTTTACAATTTTGGCAGAAATTGTAAAAACAAACAAAATAGAGGCCTATGTAATAGGTGGATTTGTTCGGGATATTTTCCTTAAAAGAAAGTCGAAAGACATTGATATTGTTACGGTTGGGAGCGGAATAGAACTGGCTAAAAAGTTAGCAAAAAAGCTTGGAATCTCAAATGTCAATATCTTTAAAAATTATGGAACAGCAATGATATCGATGGAGAATTACGATATAGAATTTGTTGGAGCCAGGAAAGAATCCTATAATTTCGAATCGCGAAATCCGAAAGTAGAAATTGGAACTCTCGAAGACGACCAAAACAGGAGAGATTTCACTATCAACGCTTTAGCTATTAGTTTGAATCCTGGAACTTTTGGAAAGTTAATTGATCCTTTTGCGGGTGTTGCCGATATTGAAAAGAAAATTATTAGAACACCTTTGCAGCCGGCATCTACTTTTTCCGATGATCCTTTACGAATGATGCGTGCAATAAGATTTGCTACGCAACTCAAATTTTCTATTGAAGAAGAAACTTTTAAAGGCATTGCCGAAAATGCTGAACGAATTAAAATTGTTTCCTTCGAAAGAATTATTGATGAGCTAAACAAGATTATTCTGTCAGAAAAACCTTCAATAGGTTTCAGACTTCTTGATGAATCGGGATTATTAAAAATAGTTTTTCCGGAAATGGAAAAATTGAAAGGTGTTGAAGAAAAAAATGGGAAAAAGCATAAAGATAATTTTCTTCATACAATACAAGTTTTAGACAGAATTAGCCAAAATTCAAATAATTTGTGGCTACGATGGTCAGCAATTTTGCACGATATTGCTAAACCTCAGACAAAACAATTTGTAGAACATCAGGGTTGGACATTTCATGCGCACGATTTTATTGGTTCTAAAATGGTAGCTCAAATTTTCAAAAGCTTGAAACTTCCACTTAATGAAAAAATGAAATATGTTAAAAAATTAGTTTTGTTGCATCTGCGTCCAATTGCGCTGGTAGAAGATGTTGTAACGGATTCTGCCATTCGCCGGCTTTTGTTCGATGCTGGCAACGACATTGACGATCTGATGACACTTTGTGAAGCAGATATAACTTCTAAAAACGATAGTAAGGTAAAAAAATATTTGCAGAATTTTAATCATGTCAGAAAAAAGCTTAAAGAAATTGAGGAGAAGGATGCAATCCGTAATTTTCAACCTCCAATTAGTGGCGAGGATATTATAAGAGCTTTTGATTTGAAACCTTCGCGAGAAATTGGGATTATAAAAAATTCTATAAAGGATGCTATTCTTGATGGAATTATTCAAAACAACTTTAACGAAGCCTACAATTTTATGCTGGAAAAAGGGAATGAATTAGGTTTAAAAGAAAAAATGGAGAACTAA
- the rnc gene encoding ribonuclease III translates to MNKFQFVYFIHNMISAIELLFNPKKSIYKSLRKIIGFYPSNIAIYEIAFLHRSASIKGKNGIFINNERLEYLGDAVLDAVIAEYLFFRFPDADEGFLTQMRSKIVKREFLNELAIELGLDKYVVSHLKSENKNKNIYGDALEAFIGAVFIDKGYEKSKRFLLFNVINKYIDINKLTQIDTNYKSQLIEWAQKFKKEISFETDIDVRHPNLFISYVLIDREVVSSGMGPSKKEAEQGAAKLALNNV, encoded by the coding sequence ATGAACAAATTCCAATTTGTTTATTTCATTCACAATATGATTTCAGCAATTGAATTGCTGTTTAATCCAAAAAAGAGTATATATAAATCTCTAAGGAAAATTATAGGATTCTATCCTTCAAATATTGCAATTTATGAAATTGCTTTCCTACATAGGTCAGCTTCGATAAAAGGCAAAAACGGAATTTTTATTAATAATGAAAGGCTTGAATATCTTGGAGATGCTGTTTTAGATGCTGTTATTGCAGAGTATTTGTTTTTTCGTTTCCCGGATGCCGATGAAGGTTTTTTAACTCAGATGAGATCGAAAATTGTAAAAAGAGAATTTCTTAATGAATTAGCAATTGAATTAGGATTAGACAAATACGTTGTCTCCCATCTGAAATCAGAAAATAAAAATAAAAATATTTATGGTGATGCTTTGGAAGCATTTATTGGGGCTGTATTTATCGATAAAGGATATGAAAAATCAAAAAGATTTTTGTTGTTCAATGTAATTAATAAATATATTGATATAAACAAGCTAACTCAGATTGACACAAATTATAAAAGTCAACTTATTGAGTGGGCTCAAAAATTCAAAAAAGAAATATCCTTCGAAACCGATATAGATGTCAGGCACCCAAACTTATTCATTTCTTACGTCTTAATTGATAGAGAAGTTGTAAGTTCGGGTATGGGACCTTCAAAAAAAGAAGCTGAACAAGGTGCTGCAAAACTGGCATTGAATAATGTTTGA
- a CDS encoding insulinase family protein, whose translation MKLNRKKQVPIATNNKINFIKPDRITLDNNIPLYAFNAGIQDVIKIDFIFNAGVWYQEKNLVSSATISMLNEGTKNLSSFQIAEKLDYYGAYLTYNVEHDKAIVTLYSLSKYMEETLNIFADIILNPIFPANEFEIYLKKRKQSFIVENSKAKSLAHKKFQEVIFSENCPYGRKTVVEDFDNLELQQIREFYGQHYNSKNCDIIISGKFDKNILSLLNKLFGQSSWDKTVMPVEKNVSINSSLEKKHFVLKENSIQSAIRIGKLCINEQHIDFQSMKILNVLFGGYFGSRLMKNIREEKGYTYGIGSVLVPLQNSGFFVIVAETATEYCKKAVNEIYFEIEKLKQDLVKPNELDTVKNYILGDLMRNFDGAFALADSYRLILDFKLNSNYYEKYVEQIKSITPLELNKIATKYLVADKMYEVIVGNRY comes from the coding sequence ATGAAGTTGAACAGAAAAAAGCAAGTTCCAATTGCTACCAACAACAAAATCAATTTTATTAAACCAGACAGAATTACATTAGACAACAACATTCCATTGTATGCTTTCAATGCTGGCATTCAAGATGTTATTAAGATAGATTTTATTTTTAATGCAGGAGTTTGGTATCAAGAAAAAAATTTGGTTTCGTCAGCTACAATTTCAATGCTAAATGAAGGCACTAAAAATTTAAGTTCTTTTCAAATCGCCGAAAAACTTGATTACTATGGTGCCTATTTGACCTATAATGTTGAGCACGACAAAGCTATAGTTACTTTATATTCCTTATCAAAATACATGGAGGAAACTCTAAATATTTTTGCTGATATTATTTTGAATCCAATTTTTCCAGCAAATGAATTTGAAATTTATCTAAAAAAACGAAAGCAATCTTTTATTGTAGAAAACTCAAAGGCTAAAAGTCTGGCTCATAAAAAATTTCAGGAAGTAATTTTCAGCGAAAATTGTCCATACGGTAGAAAAACTGTTGTTGAAGATTTTGACAATTTGGAACTACAACAAATTCGTGAATTTTACGGACAACATTATAATTCTAAAAATTGTGATATTATTATTTCCGGCAAATTCGATAAAAATATTTTATCTCTGCTTAACAAATTGTTTGGGCAGAGTTCGTGGGACAAAACCGTAATGCCGGTAGAAAAGAACGTTTCAATAAATTCATCGCTCGAAAAAAAACATTTCGTCCTAAAAGAAAATTCAATTCAATCTGCCATTCGCATTGGGAAATTGTGCATTAACGAACAACATATAGATTTTCAATCTATGAAAATTTTGAATGTACTTTTTGGTGGATATTTTGGATCGAGACTGATGAAAAATATTCGCGAAGAAAAGGGATATACATATGGAATTGGCTCTGTTTTAGTTCCATTACAAAATTCTGGATTTTTTGTAATTGTTGCCGAAACTGCTACTGAATATTGCAAGAAGGCTGTAAACGAAATATATTTTGAGATTGAAAAACTGAAGCAAGATTTGGTTAAGCCAAACGAACTTGACACTGTAAAAAACTATATCCTCGGCGATTTGATGCGTAATTTCGATGGTGCTTTTGCCTTGGCAGACAGCTATAGGTTAATACTTGATTTTAAACTAAATAGCAATTATTACGAGAAATATGTTGAACAAATAAAATCTATCACACCATTAGAACTTAATAAAATTGCTACAAAATATCTTGTTGCAGATAAAATGTATGAGGTGATTGTTGGTAATCGTTATTGA
- a CDS encoding acyl carrier protein, whose protein sequence is MSDIASRVKALIVDKLGVDENEVIEEASFTNDLGADSLDTVELIMEFEKEFDITIPDDKSEGIATVGNAIKFIEENSK, encoded by the coding sequence ATGTCAGACATTGCATCAAGAGTAAAAGCTTTAATAGTTGATAAATTAGGAGTAGATGAAAATGAAGTTATAGAAGAAGCTTCTTTTACAAACGATTTAGGTGCAGACTCACTTGATACTGTTGAGTTAATTATGGAATTTGAAAAAGAATTTGATATTACTATCCCAGACGATAAATCGGAAGGAATTGCAACTGTTGGTAATGCCATCAAATTCATTGAAGAAAATTCAAAATAG
- the fabF gene encoding beta-ketoacyl-ACP synthase II, with product MELKRVVITGLGALSALGNSTQDYWDSLAKGVSGAGHITRFDASKFKTQFACEVKNFDPKEWFDRKQLKKLDLYSQFALVAADEAVKDANFDFDKLDFDRMGVIWASGIGGVETFFKEVESFVKGNGTPRFSPFFIPKMIADIASGHISMKYNFRGPNFTTVSACASSSNAIIDAFNLIRLGKVDAFITGGSEAAINEVGMGGFNAMHAISTRNDDFKTASRPFDKTRDGFVMGEGGASLILEEHEHAKKRGAKIYAEMVGGGMSADAHHLTAPHPEGLGAKMVMKNAIEDAGISPQDIDYINVHGTATPLGDIAETLAIKSVFEDYAYKLSISSTKSMTGHLLGAAGAIEALAGLMAINRDIIPPTINFTTEDPEIDYKLDLTLNEAKERKVNYIMSNTFGFGGHNASVIFKKYKK from the coding sequence ATGGAATTAAAACGAGTAGTAATAACAGGTTTAGGTGCATTATCAGCTTTAGGAAATAGCACTCAGGACTATTGGGATAGTCTGGCAAAAGGTGTCAGTGGTGCAGGACATATTACTCGTTTTGATGCCTCAAAATTCAAGACACAATTTGCTTGCGAAGTAAAAAATTTCGATCCAAAGGAATGGTTCGATAGAAAGCAATTAAAGAAACTTGATCTTTATTCGCAATTTGCATTGGTTGCCGCTGACGAAGCTGTCAAAGATGCAAATTTTGATTTCGATAAGTTAGATTTTGACCGAATGGGAGTAATTTGGGCTTCCGGTATAGGTGGAGTTGAAACTTTTTTTAAAGAAGTAGAAAGTTTCGTCAAAGGAAATGGAACACCAAGATTTAGTCCCTTTTTTATTCCCAAAATGATAGCAGATATTGCATCAGGACATATTTCGATGAAATATAATTTTAGAGGTCCGAATTTTACAACAGTTTCAGCATGCGCCTCTTCATCAAATGCCATTATTGATGCCTTCAATTTAATCAGATTAGGTAAAGTAGATGCTTTTATTACCGGAGGATCCGAAGCGGCTATAAATGAAGTTGGAATGGGTGGTTTTAATGCCATGCACGCAATTTCTACAAGAAATGATGATTTTAAAACAGCATCGCGTCCCTTTGATAAAACCCGAGATGGATTTGTGATGGGCGAAGGAGGAGCTAGTTTAATTCTCGAAGAGCATGAACATGCGAAAAAAAGAGGAGCAAAAATTTATGCAGAGATGGTCGGAGGTGGAATGTCTGCCGATGCACATCATTTGACAGCTCCACATCCTGAAGGATTAGGTGCAAAAATGGTTATGAAAAATGCTATAGAAGATGCCGGAATTTCTCCTCAAGACATTGATTATATTAATGTTCACGGAACTGCAACTCCATTAGGAGATATTGCTGAAACCCTGGCTATTAAATCAGTTTTTGAAGATTATGCTTATAAACTTAGCATCAGTTCTACAAAATCGATGACAGGGCACTTGCTCGGTGCTGCCGGTGCTATTGAAGCCTTAGCAGGATTAATGGCAATAAATCGTGATATTATTCCACCAACAATAAATTTCACAACTGAAGATCCAGAAATTGACTATAAACTTGACCTTACACTAAACGAAGCAAAAGAAAGAAAAGTGAATTATATAATGAGCAATACTTTTGGTTTTGGTGGTCATAATGCTTCAGTTATATTTAAGAAATATAAAAAGTAA
- a CDS encoding T9SS type B sorting domain-containing protein, producing MLKKFLLILLVIYFAFNISFSQDTTPPEPVEIDSVSVLTTDMVRISWEMCTSLDVDGYYIYLLIDAAKVPIDTIPNGSTITLLHNWTKPPAPSTDTQSETYFVAPFDNSDNVAEMSAPHNTMFLQYYFEPCYAKTRLSWNEYINWDNGVKEYQIFVKRGSAPYTLLSLIEGTQTSFIHSHLDPSITYKYFVRAINDDQSKTSKSNIIEIYTDMPRPPEVLNAEYATVSGNNIVKLSFYIDLNADIIKHCLARSNSFHGFYDTIKVFPFDGTVFNRLSHTDYINTESEIYYYKLIAINTCNVEIEESNIVNNIVLNTTSNIDLSVDLDWNSVEDWIGQTKEYEIIRTIDGEYLDTIVDIVKNGQVIDIYDYFYDGDVSFIDKVENIIYNYPNIPDGGLLDIENIQSYWRYPEQSGKFCYQVKAVENLHTVYANGENIEFQGESSSNWSCATLQSRISVPNAFTPDYDGLNDIFLPRVLFTDLNNYSFEIYNRWGELIFQTKNTFEGWDGTINNEMAPRGTYIYFIKYTSAFDNKAFEKGGHVTLIR from the coding sequence ATGCTAAAAAAATTTTTATTAATACTACTTGTAATATATTTTGCTTTTAATATAAGTTTTTCGCAAGATACAACACCTCCCGAGCCTGTTGAAATTGATTCTGTAAGCGTACTTACAACAGATATGGTGAGAATTAGCTGGGAAATGTGTACATCTTTAGATGTTGACGGATATTATATATATTTGCTTATTGATGCTGCAAAAGTGCCAATAGATACTATTCCGAATGGTTCAACAATAACTTTGTTGCACAACTGGACTAAACCACCAGCACCAAGCACCGACACTCAATCTGAAACATATTTTGTTGCTCCTTTCGATAATTCTGATAATGTTGCAGAAATGAGTGCCCCACATAATACAATGTTTTTACAATACTATTTTGAACCTTGTTATGCCAAAACCAGATTGTCGTGGAATGAATATATAAATTGGGACAATGGAGTTAAAGAATATCAGATTTTTGTAAAAAGAGGTTCGGCTCCATATACTTTATTAAGTTTAATTGAAGGTACGCAAACTTCGTTTATTCATTCTCATTTAGATCCTTCAATAACTTACAAATATTTTGTTCGGGCAATCAATGATGACCAATCAAAAACTTCAAAATCTAACATCATAGAGATTTATACAGATATGCCAAGACCTCCGGAAGTTTTGAATGCAGAGTATGCAACAGTTTCTGGGAATAACATAGTAAAACTGTCATTCTATATTGATTTAAATGCAGATATTATTAAGCATTGTCTGGCTCGCTCAAATAGTTTTCATGGTTTTTATGATACAATAAAGGTATTTCCTTTTGATGGTACTGTATTTAATCGCCTATCGCATACAGATTACATAAATACCGAATCTGAAATATACTACTATAAACTAATTGCAATAAACACTTGTAATGTAGAAATAGAGGAATCAAATATCGTAAACAATATAGTTCTAAATACTACATCGAATATTGACCTTTCAGTCGATTTAGACTGGAATAGCGTTGAAGATTGGATAGGTCAAACCAAAGAGTATGAAATAATTAGAACCATAGATGGCGAATATTTAGATACAATTGTAGATATTGTTAAAAATGGTCAAGTTATCGACATATACGACTATTTTTATGATGGCGATGTTTCGTTTATCGATAAAGTCGAAAATATTATTTATAATTATCCGAACATACCTGATGGTGGGCTTCTAGATATTGAAAACATACAGTCGTATTGGAGATATCCTGAGCAATCAGGAAAATTTTGTTACCAAGTTAAAGCTGTTGAAAACCTACACACAGTTTATGCCAATGGCGAGAATATTGAATTTCAGGGAGAGAGTAGTTCAAATTGGTCATGTGCTACTTTGCAATCAAGGATATCAGTTCCAAACGCCTTTACTCCTGACTATGATGGATTAAACGATATATTTCTACCTCGCGTATTATTCACAGATTTGAACAATTATTCGTTCGAAATATACAATCGTTGGGGAGAGTTAATTTTTCAAACAAAAAATACATTCGAAGGCTGGGATGGAACTATAAATAATGAAATGGCACCGAGAGGCACATATATTTATTTTATAAAATACACTTCAGCATTTGACAATAAGGCTTTTGAAAAAGGCGGACATGTTACGCTAATACGGTAA
- a CDS encoding redoxin domain-containing protein encodes MKKTIIIILIATFWLSACSQTNSDEKVQTKKIAQTETAIKAKKETNTETKIEHLTSKTFKEKVFDYEKNEEWIYKGEVPAIIDFYADWCKPCKMVAPTLAQINKDYDGKLKVYKVDVQHEKELASVFQTSSIPAFLFIPAKGKPQMAKGLMSREKFDEIIIDFLKVNL; translated from the coding sequence ATGAAAAAGACAATAATTATCATATTGATTGCAACATTTTGGTTATCAGCTTGCTCGCAAACAAACAGCGATGAAAAAGTGCAAACAAAAAAAATAGCACAAACAGAAACAGCAATTAAAGCCAAAAAGGAAACAAATACCGAAACAAAAATTGAACATCTAACAAGCAAAACTTTCAAAGAGAAAGTTTTCGATTATGAAAAAAACGAGGAATGGATCTACAAAGGAGAAGTTCCTGCAATAATTGATTTTTATGCAGATTGGTGTAAGCCATGCAAAATGGTTGCTCCTACCCTTGCTCAAATAAATAAAGACTACGATGGCAAACTAAAAGTGTATAAAGTTGATGTTCAGCACGAAAAAGAATTGGCAAGCGTATTTCAAACTTCAAGTATTCCGGCATTTTTATTCATTCCTGCCAAAGGAAAACCGCAGATGGCAAAGGGGCTAATGTCTCGCGAAAAATTCGATGAGATAATTATTGACTTCTTGAAGGTAAATTTATAA
- a CDS encoding DUF4837 family protein has translation MKKIQIALIFVFVILTSCQNQSKSLMSSVTGKAGEVVLIIAKGSWESEIGEKYRNILQQEQVGLPQDEPMFDLVQITPASFSKIFQTHRNIIFSNISNDISEAKISIKNDVWAYPQIVIKIEAPDEISLMKLLKEYEKTITDRVLQAERQRIIHNYRKYEEQGISSRLKKRHNISLTIPKGYEFDVDTANFAWITHETSDISQGILIYSYKYEEENNFSLNFLLNKRDEFCKKFVPGPSKNSYMTTDRIFSNNFEEKTVNENYVAEIRGLWRVENDFMGGPFISFSTLDKKRNRVITIDAYVYAPKFNKRNYLRQLEGILYSLKIL, from the coding sequence ATGAAAAAAATACAAATTGCTTTAATATTTGTTTTTGTAATCTTGACATCCTGCCAAAACCAAAGCAAATCGTTGATGTCGAGTGTTACTGGAAAAGCCGGCGAGGTTGTTTTAATAATTGCCAAGGGTAGCTGGGAGTCGGAAATAGGCGAAAAGTATAGAAATATTCTACAGCAAGAACAAGTTGGTTTGCCTCAGGATGAACCGATGTTCGATTTAGTTCAGATTACACCGGCTTCATTTTCAAAAATATTTCAAACTCATAGAAATATTATTTTTTCGAATATTTCAAATGATATTAGCGAAGCAAAAATCAGTATTAAAAATGATGTCTGGGCTTACCCTCAAATTGTAATAAAAATTGAGGCTCCCGATGAAATCTCCTTAATGAAACTGTTGAAAGAATATGAAAAGACAATTACGGATCGTGTACTACAAGCTGAGCGCCAAAGAATTATTCATAATTATAGAAAATATGAAGAACAAGGAATAAGTTCACGCTTAAAAAAACGACATAATATATCTCTCACAATTCCAAAAGGTTATGAATTTGATGTTGATACTGCAAATTTTGCATGGATAACCCACGAAACTTCTGACATCAGTCAGGGAATATTGATTTATTCATACAAGTATGAAGAGGAAAATAATTTTTCATTAAATTTTCTATTGAATAAAAGAGATGAGTTTTGTAAAAAGTTTGTGCCGGGACCGAGCAAAAATTCATATATGACAACAGATCGAATCTTTTCCAATAATTTTGAGGAAAAAACTGTGAATGAAAATTATGTTGCCGAAATTCGTGGCTTGTGGCGAGTCGAGAATGATTTTATGGGCGGTCCATTTATTAGTTTTTCCACTCTTGATAAAAAACGAAATAGAGTAATCACAATCGATGCCTATGTGTATGCTCCAAAGTTTAATAAACGTAATTATCTTCGTCAGTTGGAAGGTATTTTATATTCTCTGAAAATATTATAA